A region of Toxorhynchites rutilus septentrionalis strain SRP chromosome 1, ASM2978413v1, whole genome shotgun sequence DNA encodes the following proteins:
- the LOC129762359 gene encoding sideroflexin-1-3, giving the protein MSSLPRVNLDEPRYDQSTYLNRAKHFLIVTNPLNVFVTEEQLDRAARIVKDYRAGKPVPDISSVDELWAAKYLYDSAFHPDTGEKMLLVGRMSAQVPMNMSITGCMMTFYKSTPAVIFWQWFNQSFNAVVNYTNRSGKSPISQEQLLTSYCLATGGALATALSLNRLVRNAPPLVGRLVPLAAVAAANCINIPLMRMQELKNGVTLIDSEGNELGQSVRAAKEGIAAVTFSRILMAMPGMVFTPVLMNTLDKRGFLKRVPWANAPIQMLFCGFCLTFATPLCCALFSQKASISVNSLEADVREKIRKERPELELVYYNKGL; this is encoded by the exons ATGTCGTCTCTACCTCGCGTCAATTTGGACGAACCACGGTATGACCAGAGTACGTACCTCAATCGGGCGAAACACTTCCTAATCGTTACCAATCCGCTCAATGTTTTCGTCACCGAGGAGCAGCTGGATCGTGCCGCACGGATCGTTAAAGATTACCG CGCCGGCAAACCAGTGCCCGATATTTCCTCGGTGGACGAGCTGTGGGCAGCCAAATACCTGTACGACAGTGCTTTCCATCCGGATACGGGCGAGAAAATGCTCCTGGTCGGCCGTATGTCCGCCCAGGTGCCCATGAATATGAGCATCACCGGCTGTATGATGACGTTCTACAAATCCACTCCGGCGGTTATCTTCTGGCAGTGGTTCAATCAGTCCTTCAACGCGGTCGTCAATTACACCAACCGATCGGGGAAGTCTCCAATCAGCCAGGAGCAGCTGCTAACTTCGTACTGCCTGGCCACAGGCGGTGCTCTCGCAACGGCACTCTCGCTGAACCGGCTTGTGCGG AATGCTCCACCACTTGTTGGCCGACTTGTGCCGCTAGCAGCTGTCGCCGCCGCGAACTGCATCAACATTCCGCTGATGCGCATGCA AGAACTGAAGAACGGCGTCACGTTAATCGACAGCGAAGGAAATGAGCTCGGGCAATCGGTTCGCGCAGCGAAGGAAGGCATCGCAGCGGTTACCTTTAGCCGTATTCTGATGGCCATGCCGGGCATGG TGTTTACACCCGTACTGATGAACACGCTCGATAAGCGCGGCTTCCTGAAGCGTGTTCCCTGGGCGAACGCCCCCATCCAGATGTTGTTCTGTGGCTTCTGTCTCACGTTCGCGACCCCACTCTGCTGTGCACTGTTCAGCCAGAAGGCATCGATAAGCGTTAACAGTCTTGAGGCGGACGTCCGCGAAAAGATTCGAAAGGAACGCCCCGAACTGGAGCTAGTCTATTACAACAAGGGACTGTAA
- the LOC129775794 gene encoding ran-binding protein 3, with protein MANVDRDNRDNMLNEEQESSQSNSSTGSGAVPQQSTLSGSGFQLKSSILRQPATFGSGAGAGGGLGGLFGNCSTSGSSGHIGSFNLKPSVLKPSHLGGFGSLAGDQKEQDQNETNSNSFSSNPFLKTQNSEEEPETKTDEANVDKEENSGDPLAKLNRSSLPKSNLFANVKSISEDKGFVFGQNVHERVTGENIQADSSGPTAGLSFSSTLTNNSNDSSSSNSVVVAGGSTTGTAMSGSKPEGNDESLEEAARRYEESRGALKRKFDEVETITGEEDERNVVEINCKLFAFAKSNWEERGHGTLRLNDKDSRESRVVFRQAGNLRVIINTKVWSGMTADQSSHKSLRFTAMDNNGQVKVFLVMSRPDVIAKLHKELTKRILTAKETAAEQDDEAGKENNNDNASSVRASEENCPESTENAKDEPGNGEPCAKKRLNSST; from the exons ATGGCGAATGTCGATC GTGACAACAGAGACAACATGCTCAACGAGGAGCAGGAATCGTCTCAATCAAACAGCTCGACAGGATCGGGAGCGGTCCCACAGCAGTCCACACTTTCCGGCAGTGGATTCCAGCTCAAGTCGAGCATACTTCGCCAGCCAGCAACATTTGGTTCAGGAGCCGGCGCTGGAGGAGGATTGGGTGGATTGTTCGGTAATTGTTCCACATCCGGATCGTCGGGGCACATCGGTAGTTTCAATTTGAAACCAAGTGTGTTGAAACCATCTCATCTCGGTGGCTTTGGGAGTTTGGCTGGTGACCAGAAGGAACAGGACCAGAACGAAACTAACAGCAATAGTTTCAGCTCGAATCCATTCCTTAAAACTCAGAATAGTGAGGAAGAACCGGAAACTAAAACGGACGAGGCGAATGTGGACAAAGAGGAAAACAGTGGTGACCCACTGGCCAAGCTGAACCGGTCGTCACTGCCAAAATCCAATCTGTTCGCGAATGTGAAATCAATTAGTGAAGACAAAGGCTTTGTGTTCGGTCAAAATGTGCATGAAAGGGTCACCGGTGAGAACATCCAGGCAGATAGCTCCGGCCCAACTGCTGGTTTATCCTTCTCCAGTACTTTAACTAACAACAGTAATGATTCTTCGTCGTCAAACTCGGTTGTTGTGGCTGGAGGAAGTACAACGGGAACTGCAATGTCCGGTAGTAAGCCGGAAGGGAACGACGAGAGCCTCGAGGAAGCTGCTCGACGATACGAAGAGAGCAGAGGTGCCCTCAAGAGGAAGTTTGACGAAGTGGAAACTATCACCGGCGAAGAGGATGAACGAAATGTGGTCGAGATCAACTGTAAGCTTTTCGCGTTCGCCAAAAGTAATTGGGAAGAACGTGGCCATGGCACGTTGCGACTTAACGATAAGGATAGTAGAGAATCAAGAGTTGTGTTCCGGCAGGCGGGAAATCTCCGAGTGATTATTAACACGAAG gtATGGTCTGGAATGACTGCCGATCAATCGAGTCACAAAAGCCTGCGTTTCACCGCCATGGACAACAACGGTCAGGTCAAAGTATTTCTCGTAATG TCTCGCCCTGATGTGATTGCAAAGCTGCATAAAGAACTCACGAAGCGTATTCTGACAGCGAAGGAAACTGCAGCGGAACAGGACGATGAGGCCGGCAAAgaaaacaacaatgacaatgcCAGCAGTGTTAGAGCGAGCGAGGAAAACTGCCCCGAGTCGACTGAGAATGCGAAAGATGAACCGGGAAATGGCGAACCCTGCGCTAAAAAACGTCTCAACTCGTCGACCTAG
- the LOC129762358 gene encoding jerky protein homolog-like: MDGLQGSSTNVNRKRRSNFLTLVEKVRIIEDFEAGCGTHDFLGKKYGVGSSTVTRIIQKKEAIREAVDKFKEYGVNNRKTLKEQTFPLLEEALYIWILQQRQSNILLTVDILKAKAELLFKMFQDRGLYAVHGFTASDGWMHRFKQRFGLRVKAVTGEKASVNVEAYLNFKKVLQKKIQEMQLSLSQVFNADESALFIKLLATRSVVTCDETVASGRKQNKTRYTFMPCSNIDGSLKLPLYFICTAAKPRAPVSYNHSKKAWMTRLLFRQWFHEEFVPAVRKFSAERGLEPKALLVLANCTSHYDVDESLQSDDGLIQVIYLPPNVTAECQPMDQSVINAIKRKYKRKLMLALILENEHLSFEERLKKINLQQCISWLATSWEEISDKTIRNS, encoded by the exons ATGGATGGTTTGCAAGGATCCAGTACGAACGTTAACCGGAAACGGAGGAGCAATTTCCTGACGCTGGTGGAGAAGGTTCGCATAATTGAAGATTTTGAAGCAGGATGTGGTACGCATGACTTTCTtgggaagaagtacggcgtagGATCTTCTACGGTCACGAGAATAATCCAAAAGAAAGAAGCAATTCGTGAGGCGGTGGACAAGTTCAAGGAATATGgtgtaaataatcgaaaaacattgaaagagcAGACGTTCCCTTTGCTGGAAGAAGCTCTTTACATCTGGATTTTACAGCAGCGGCAGTCCAACATTTTGTTGACAGTGGATATTCTTAAAGCAAAGGCGGAGCTGCTGTTTAAGATGTTCCAGGACCGGGGGCTCTATGCGGTGCACGGTTTTACTGCTTCGGATGGCTGGATGCATCGTTTTAAGCAGCGGTTTGGATTGCGCGTGAAAGCCGTAACAGGAGAAAAGGCATCGGTAAACGTTGAAGCGTACCTAAATTTCAAGAAGGTTCTACAGAAGAAGATTCAGGAAATGCAGCTATCACTATCCCAAGTCTTTAATGCAGATGAATCTGCCTTGTTCATCAAGCTCCTAGCCACACGCTCTGTCGTTACCTGTGATGAGACCGTGGCAAGCGGACGGAAGCAAAACAAGACAAGGTATACGTTTATGCCTTGCTCCAACATAGATGGTTCCCTAAAGCTTCCGTTGTATTTCATTTGCACTGCTGCAAAACCACGAGCTCCCGTTTCATATAATcattccaaaaaggcttggatgaCCAGACTGTTGTTCCGTCAATGGTTCCACGAAGAGTTTGTCCCCGCTGTTCGAAAATTttcggccgagagaggattggAGCCAAAGGCATTGCTGGTTCTTGCTAATTGCACCAGTCATTATGACGTTGACGAATCTCTACAGAGTGACGATGGACTGATTCAAGTGATCTACCTCCCACCAAATGTAACTGCTGAATGCCAGCCGATGGACCAATCGGTCATCAATGCAATCAAGCGAAAGTATAAAAGAAAACTGATGCTCGCATTAATTCTGGAAAACGAACACTTAAG TTTCGAAGAACGATTGAAGAAGATTAATCTTCAACAGTGTATTTCGTGGTTGGCAACCTCTTGGGAGGAGATATCTGACAAAACTATACGTAATTCGTGA
- the LOC129770938 gene encoding TBC1 domain family member 22B produces MNSSSDTGSSFWKNNSARIPGRPTMATRMSSGAVRTQGGSTSAGASSSFQDYQESVSDAWDLGDDEFCIISGVVDTPRISKKVSQSAALNVIKTHRTGGNSEKGRTVVETMVCRSIASDMRNAITGSDVAVVESLDGMKICKNIDNEVEGNGVQQHEELNNMTDNRLRQRFHAYPGRPQLLKLSSHIASKDVECESKYEKFTNILDAPLLNLIALKELSWSGIPRKMRAVTWRLLSGYLPTSLERRNTVLERKRVDYRKLVQQYFHVDNRDEIQQDTYRQIHIDVPRMNPHVALFQQKLVQEMFERILFIWAIRHPASGYVQGINDLVTPFFIVFLQESVGTDKDLEKYQLGDLSEEQRDIIEADSFWCLSKFLDCIQDNYIFAQLGIQEKVNQLKELIQRIDGTLHRHLQSHGVDYLQFSFRWMNNLLTRELPLYCTIRLWDTYLAESDGFAVFQLYVCAAFLLHWREQLLQEKDFQGLMLLLQNLPTHSWMDSHIGVLVAEAFRLKFTYADTPKHLEGKS; encoded by the exons ATGAATAGCAGTAGTGATACCGGTTCCTCATTTTGGAAGAACAATTCGGCACGGATACCGGGACGCCCAACGATGGCAACCAGGATGTCATCGGGAGCGGTGAGAACTCAGGGGGGATCGACTTCGGCAGGGGCGAGTAGTTCATTCCAAGATTATCAGGAGTCGGTGAGCGATGCGTGGGATCTTGGGGATGACGAGTTTTGTATCATTTCCGGTGTGGTTGACACTCCCCGGATATCGAAAAAGGTATCTCAATCGGCGGCATTGAACGTTATCAAGACTCACAGAACTGGTGGAAATAGTGAAAAGGGACGAACCGTGGTTGAGACGATGGTTTGCAGAAGTATCGCATCTGATATGCGCAATGCGATTACAGGAAGCGATGTAGCCGTAGTCGAAAGTCTGGATGGGATGAAGATTTGCAAGAATATAGATAATGAAGTCGAAGGAAACGGTGTTCAACAACACGAGGAGTTAAACAACATGACCGATAACCG GCTCCGACAGCGGTTCCATGCTTACCCAGGTCGTCCCCAGCTGCTAAAGCTTTCGTCTCATATAGCTTCAAAGGACGTCGAATGTGAATCCAAGTACGAGAAGTTTACCAACATTCTAGACGCCCCTTTGTTGAATCTTATCGCCCTGAAGGAATTAAGCTGGTCAGGGATCCCGAGGAAGATGCGTGCCGTTACGTGGCGACTGCTGTCCGGCTATCTGCCAACGAGTTTGGAGCGCCGAAATACCGTCCTTGAGCGAAAACGAGTCGACTACCGGAAACTGGTTCAGCAATATTTTCACGTTGACAACCGGGACGAAATCCAGCAGGATACGTACCGACAGATCCACATCGATGTACCTCGGATGAATCCTCACGTAGCGCTCTTCCAGCAAAAGTTAGTCCAGGAAATGTTCGAACGCATTCTGTTTATTTGGGCCATCAGGCATCCGGCTTCTGGTTACGTGCAGGGCATAAACGACCTTGTGACGCCGTTTTTCATAGTGTTTCTTCAGGAATCCGTTGGAACTG ACAAAGATCTGGAAAAGTATCAGTTGGGAGATCTATCCGAGGAGCAGCGGGATATTATCGAGGCGGACTCTTTCTGGTGTTTGTCCAAATTTCTCGATTGCATCCAGGATAATTACATTTTTGCCCAGCTAGGAATACAAGAGAAAGTGAATCAACTGAAAGAACTAATCCAACGGATCGATG GAACACTGCACCGGCATCTACAGTCGCATGGGGTGGATTATTTACAGTTTTCTTTCCGCTGGATGAACAACTTGCTAACCCGTGAACTGCCACTGTACTGTACGATCCGACTATGGGACACGTATCTGGCTGAATCGGATGGTTTTGCCGTGTTCCAGTTGTACGTCTGTGCCGCCTTTTTGTTGCACTGGCGTGAACAGCTGCTCCAGGAGAAAGATTTTCAG GgcttgatgctgctgctgcagaaTCTGCCCACTCACAGCTGGATGGACTCGCATATTGGTGTGCTGGTGGCGGAAGCATTCCGTCTCAAGTTTACCTACGCTGACACACCGAAACACCTCGAGGGCAAAAGTTGA
- the LOC129774398 gene encoding puff-specific protein Bx42-like, which translates to MSLSSLLPTPSNPVWDRDDERKHIAKGTPSMGALVSAKVAAPPYGQRKGWIPRTEADFGDGGAFPEIHVAQHPLGLGAPGSSSKKSNALAVQLDSSGKIKYDTIARQGHSKDKIVYSNINQLLPAEVLAEDAEELQKPDQETIDEITENTRKALEKLTNQKIVSAMPVRAAEKQAPAQYIRYTPSQQGDAFNSGAKQRVIRMVEAQVDPMEPPRFRINKKIPRGPPSPPAPVLHSPTRKVTVKEQKEWKVPPCISNWKNAKGYTIPLDKRLAADGRGLQQVHINEKFAKMAEALYIADRKAREAVEARAQLEKKLAQKEKEKKEDMLRQMAQRAREERAGIRHPGEVAGGSGDPGAISADLRERDEIRAERHRERARDRNLARAAPDKRSKLQRERERDISEQIALGMPAKSSLSGEAQFDQRLFNTTKGMDSGYGDDEAYNVYDKPWREGNSLGTHLYRPSKAIDNDAYGADLDKIISTQRFVPDKEFSGTDRSAQAARQGPVQFEKEEDPFGLDQFLTMAKKAPKRKEDAMVGGSGSTNRDKDRKKRRD; encoded by the coding sequence ATGTCATTGTCTAGTTTACTGCCGACGCCCTCGAATCCCGTGTGGGATCGCGACGATGAGCGTAAACACATCGCTAAGGGCACCCCGTCGATGGGCGCTTTGGTGAGTGCAAAAGTAGCAGCTCCTCCCTATGGCCAGCGGAAGGGATGGATTCCCCGAACGGAAGCAGATTTTGGCGATGGCGGAGCATTTCCAGAGATTCACGTAGCACAACATCCCCTAGGACTGGGGGCACCTGGCAGTAGCAGTAAAAAATCAAATGCGCTTGCAGTGCAACTGGATTCCAGCGGGAAAATCAAATATGACACCATTGCAAGACAGGGACATTCGAAGGATAAGATTGTTTATTCCAACATAAATCAATTGCTTCCGGCGGAAGTTCTGGCCGAAGATGCCGAGGAATTACAGAAGCCAGATCAGGAGACGATCGACGAGATTACGGAGAATACGCGAAAGGCTCTTGAGAAGTTAACCAACCAGAAGATTGTTTCCGCTATGCCGGTCCGGGCGGCCGAAAAGCAAGCTCCTGCTCAATACATTCGATACACTCCCTCTCAGCAGGGAGATGCATTTAATTCAGGGGCTAAGCAGCGCGTTATCCGCATGGTGGAAGCTCAGGTAGATCCAATGGAACCACCTCGTTTCCGGATCAATAAGAAAATTCCTCGGGGTCCACCGTCGCCTCCTGCACCAGTGTTGCATTCGCCGACTAGGAAGGTGACTGTGAAAGAGCAAAAGGAATGGAAGGTTCCTCCGTGTATTTCCAATTGGAAGAACGCCAAAGGATACACGATACCACTCGATAAGCGTCTGGCAGCGGATGGTCGTGGGCTGCAGCAGGTTCATATCAATGAAAAGTTTGCGAAAATGGCAGAAGCTCTGTATATCGCCGACCGAAAGGCTCGCGAAGCTGTTGAGGCGCGCGCCCAATTGGAGAAGAAGCTGGCGCAGaaagaaaaggaaaagaaagAGGATATGTTGCGGCAGATGGCACAACGTGCCCGTGAGGAACGTGCAGGAATTCGTCATCCGGGAGAGGTGGCTGGAGGGTCCGGTGATCCTGGTGCCATTTCAGCGGACCTCCGCGAACGTGATGAAATTCGTGCCGAACGGCACCGTGAGCGCGCCCGCGATCGTAATCTCGCTCGTGCCGCCCCAGATAAGCGCTCGAAACTGCAGCGTGAACGAGAGCGGGATATTTCCGAGCAAATTGCGCTTGGAATGCCCGCGAAGTCCAGCTTATCGGGTGAAGCCCAGTTCGATCAGAGGTTGTTCAACACAACGAAAGGAATGGATTCTGGATACGGGGATGACGAGGCATACAATGTGTACGACAAGCCTTGGCGCGAGGGAAACTCTCTCGGTACGCATCTGTATCGGCCGAGCAAAGCAATCGACAACGATGCATACGGTGCGGATCTGGATAAGATCATTAGCACACAGCGGTTTGTGCCGGATAAGGAGTTTAGCGGTACGGATCGGTCGGCTCAGGCAGCTCGCCAGGGACCGGTGCAGTTCGAGAAAGAAGAGGATCCGTTTGGTTTGGATCAGTTCTTGACTATGGCCAAGAAAGCGCCGAAGCGGAAGGAAGACGCTATGGTTGGCGGTAGCGGGAGCACTAATCGCGATAAAGATCGTAAGAAGAGAAGGGATTAA